In one Candidatus Nitronereus thalassa genomic region, the following are encoded:
- a CDS encoding flagellar hook assembly protein FlgD — protein MEVNSVIENLGLTRNLNEPTTASQELDQNTFLRLFITQLENQDPLDPTANEEFVAQLAQFSSLEQATQTTSLLEQLIAQGNERGRLESVSLIGHEVLATGNTVEIDSDGEGNVVYQLTGESASGTLAIMDLGGNLVRTINLEAQGAGQQTVKWDGLNNQEEPVPPGVYQYIVNSINADGKSVGVTTFLRESVKSATWVGGQSELVLASGRSLSTDDVISVF, from the coding sequence ATGGAAGTCAATAGTGTCATTGAAAATCTGGGACTCACTCGCAATTTAAATGAACCAACCACGGCTTCACAGGAGCTTGACCAAAATACGTTCCTGCGGTTGTTTATCACTCAGTTGGAAAATCAAGATCCCCTCGATCCTACCGCGAATGAAGAATTTGTGGCTCAGTTGGCCCAATTTAGTTCTCTGGAACAGGCAACCCAAACCACATCGCTTCTTGAACAACTAATTGCCCAAGGGAATGAGCGAGGGCGTTTGGAATCCGTCAGTCTCATAGGCCATGAGGTGTTGGCGACGGGGAATACCGTGGAAATTGATAGTGATGGCGAAGGAAATGTGGTGTATCAATTAACGGGAGAGAGCGCCTCTGGAACCCTCGCGATTATGGACTTGGGAGGAAATTTAGTCAGGACAATAAACCTTGAAGCCCAAGGCGCTGGCCAACAAACTGTGAAATGGGATGGTTTGAACAATCAAGAGGAGCCGGTTCCGCCCGGGGTATATCAATACATTGTGAATTCGATCAATGCCGACGGGAAAAGTGTTGGAGTCACAACCTTTCTGAGGGAATCGGTGAAGAGTGCCACCTGGGTAGGTGGACAAAGTGAACTAGTTTTGGCCAGTGGGCGGTCATTATCCACGGATGATGTGATATCAGTATTTTAA
- a CDS encoding flagellar export protein FliJ, whose translation MMNWGTIVRFRKQVEDMIKEELALAEWEKSQEITKQEILREDLETISSELERNLPHGIAGSFTEERYRWLEETSQRLERQALVLGVQEKKISELQDKLKDAYHSRRIIEMIMTKKHADRQQRIMRHEQKEQDDLAALRVLAVREGA comes from the coding sequence ATGATGAATTGGGGCACGATTGTTCGATTTCGGAAGCAGGTGGAAGACATGATCAAAGAAGAATTAGCCTTGGCAGAATGGGAAAAAAGCCAAGAAATTACGAAACAAGAGATTCTTCGGGAAGATCTTGAAACCATTTCTTCGGAATTGGAACGAAACTTGCCTCATGGCATTGCAGGTTCGTTTACAGAGGAACGGTATCGATGGTTAGAAGAAACCAGTCAACGCTTAGAACGGCAGGCCTTGGTGCTTGGAGTCCAAGAGAAAAAAATTTCGGAATTGCAAGACAAGTTGAAGGATGCCTATCACTCACGGCGGATTATTGAAATGATTATGACCAAGAAACATGCAGACCGACAACAACGAATCATGAGGCACGAGCAAAAAGAACAAGATGACCTTGCAGCTTTGCGGGTCCTTGCCGTTCGGGAGGGTGCTTAA
- a CDS encoding FliI/YscN family ATPase, which translates to MPRTTLLQRLEDIRPIKIHGRVCRAVGLTIEGTGPVSSVGQCCQIVSPAGHCVEAEVVGFRDDRVLVMPLGEVRGIGPGSRLVYQPDNPQVRVGSGLLGRVLDGLGNPLDGKGPVPTTDSYPLYSPSLNPLDRARITQPLDLGVRAINGLLTCGRGQKVGIFAGSGVGKSVLLGMMCRQTAADVTVLALIGERGREVKEFIEKELGEEGLKRTVVIAATSDQPPLVRLRGAFIATAIAEYFRDQGRDVLLLMDSLTRVGHAQREVGLAVGEPPTSKGYPPSVFTVLPRLLERVGPTMTGSLTGLYTVLVEGDDLSDPVADFVRAILDGHIVLSRELASRGHFPAIDVLQSVSRVMPDISESSHLTSARALMELMSLYRNAEDLINLGAYRSGSNPRLDLAVSMMDPITQFLRQGISENADLATSLQEVEQLVAQAQEHVGQKT; encoded by the coding sequence ATGCCGAGAACGACTCTCCTTCAACGACTTGAAGATATCCGTCCCATCAAAATTCATGGTCGGGTCTGCCGAGCGGTTGGGCTCACGATTGAAGGAACAGGGCCGGTCTCTTCTGTGGGGCAATGTTGCCAAATAGTATCTCCTGCCGGTCATTGCGTGGAAGCCGAAGTCGTTGGGTTCCGAGATGATCGTGTGCTGGTTATGCCGTTGGGGGAAGTGCGCGGAATTGGCCCAGGCAGTCGACTCGTGTATCAACCCGACAATCCACAGGTCCGGGTCGGATCAGGTTTATTGGGGCGAGTCCTTGATGGCTTAGGAAATCCCTTGGATGGCAAAGGTCCGGTGCCCACGACGGACTCTTATCCTCTTTATTCTCCTTCCCTCAATCCTTTAGACCGCGCTCGTATTACGCAACCTTTAGATCTTGGTGTTCGTGCCATCAATGGGCTACTCACCTGTGGTCGTGGACAAAAGGTCGGCATTTTTGCAGGGAGCGGGGTAGGAAAAAGTGTCCTCCTCGGCATGATGTGCCGACAAACGGCCGCAGATGTGACGGTATTGGCGCTAATCGGTGAGCGCGGGCGTGAAGTCAAAGAATTCATTGAGAAGGAGTTAGGAGAGGAAGGATTGAAGCGGACCGTCGTGATCGCGGCGACTTCAGACCAACCGCCCTTGGTTCGATTGCGCGGAGCCTTTATTGCCACGGCGATTGCCGAATATTTTCGTGATCAGGGGCGTGATGTCCTGTTGCTCATGGATTCCCTCACCCGGGTCGGACATGCGCAACGAGAAGTGGGGTTAGCCGTGGGTGAACCGCCCACCTCCAAAGGCTATCCACCGTCGGTTTTTACTGTACTTCCACGTTTATTGGAACGGGTGGGGCCGACCATGACGGGTTCGTTAACGGGTTTATACACGGTGCTGGTGGAGGGAGATGATTTGTCCGACCCTGTCGCTGACTTTGTTCGAGCCATTCTTGATGGCCATATTGTGTTGAGCCGTGAGTTGGCCTCACGAGGACATTTCCCTGCTATTGACGTGCTACAAAGCGTGAGTCGCGTCATGCCTGATATCTCCGAGTCTTCACATCTCACCTCGGCACGTGCCTTGATGGAACTCATGTCACTCTACCGCAATGCAGAAGATCTGATTAACTTGGGCGCGTACCGAAGTGGGTCGAATCCTCGTCTGGACTTGGCGGTTTCAATGATGGATCCCATTACACAATTTCTTCGGCAAGGCATCTCTGAAAACGCCGATTTGGCAACAAGTTTGCAGGAAGTAGAGCAATTAGTAGCACAGGCCCAGGAGCATGTGGGACAAAAAACGTGA
- a CDS encoding FliH/SctL family protein, which produces MPSRWSKVIKEVKGSLAIESWEALDLDEERLARERAEQEKEPPHDCSQLQQEAYESGVEAGRTQGRAEVQGPAEAEMARALSLISQVEHLRVQSAKQAEADIVELALAMARKVIHRETSLDPDILVTQVREIISSIAEKGLIRVLVHPNEVEHLLSFRDSLPGADGKPAQLSIEADETIQAGGCIIESSQYFINATIETQLEAIWQEMLVSDAENDSPSTT; this is translated from the coding sequence ATGCCGAGCAGATGGTCTAAAGTCATTAAAGAAGTTAAAGGCTCCTTGGCTATCGAAAGTTGGGAAGCGCTGGATTTAGACGAAGAACGGCTGGCTCGAGAACGGGCAGAACAGGAGAAGGAACCTCCCCATGATTGCTCGCAACTGCAACAGGAAGCCTACGAATCCGGGGTAGAAGCGGGGCGTACTCAAGGACGAGCCGAGGTCCAAGGTCCTGCTGAGGCTGAAATGGCGAGGGCATTGAGCCTTATCAGCCAAGTTGAGCACTTGCGCGTACAGTCAGCGAAACAGGCCGAGGCCGATATCGTGGAACTTGCCTTGGCCATGGCCCGCAAGGTCATTCATCGTGAGACTAGTCTCGATCCGGATATCCTTGTGACCCAAGTTCGAGAAATAATCTCCAGTATTGCCGAGAAAGGATTGATTCGAGTCTTGGTACATCCCAATGAAGTGGAGCATCTCCTATCTTTTCGTGACTCATTGCCCGGCGCTGATGGAAAGCCCGCTCAACTAAGTATTGAAGCGGATGAAACGATTCAAGCCGGCGGATGTATCATTGAGTCCAGTCAATATTTCATCAACGCTACCATCGAAACACAACTCGAAGCCATCTGGCAGGAAATGCTTGTGTCTGATGCCGAGAACGACTCTCCTTCAACGACTTGA
- the fliG gene encoding flagellar motor switch protein FliG has protein sequence MAGKLTGSEKAAILLLAMGEQAAIEVMKMLDPKDIRQVGQEIGGIASVASEDHSLVMAEFTKLAATSGLSVEGKTFLTKVLNKALGRDKARRILASLSTSDNAGFEALKVLDAASIANMLTHEHPQTGALIMANLDADQAGQVLGLLNAKKREEVMYRMACTEDVLPSVLEELNTVIEEELRVGVGRNAVPVGGAGMVAEVLNTVGKEVKDTILSSLESRNEKLTEEIRAKMFVFEDLEFVDDRGMQELLREVSKEDLMIALRAADDVLRDKFFKNMSSRAADALKDDMEAKGPAKLSDVEASQRTILKVAQKLAAEGRIALGGKDAEQMV, from the coding sequence AGATGTTAGATCCCAAGGATATTCGACAAGTCGGACAGGAAATTGGGGGGATCGCCAGTGTGGCCAGCGAAGATCATTCCCTGGTGATGGCGGAATTCACCAAATTAGCCGCGACCTCAGGGCTATCGGTTGAGGGGAAGACCTTCCTTACAAAGGTGTTGAATAAAGCGTTGGGTCGAGATAAGGCTCGACGAATCTTGGCTTCATTAAGTACGTCTGATAATGCAGGATTTGAAGCACTCAAAGTTCTTGATGCGGCATCGATTGCCAATATGCTGACACATGAACATCCTCAAACCGGTGCTCTCATCATGGCCAATCTTGATGCAGACCAGGCCGGACAAGTCCTTGGTTTGTTGAATGCGAAAAAACGTGAAGAAGTGATGTACCGCATGGCATGTACAGAAGATGTGTTGCCCAGTGTGCTAGAGGAATTGAACACCGTTATCGAAGAAGAATTGCGTGTGGGGGTGGGGCGAAATGCAGTCCCCGTTGGTGGTGCCGGTATGGTGGCGGAAGTGTTGAATACGGTTGGAAAGGAAGTCAAGGATACGATCCTGTCATCACTGGAATCTCGTAATGAAAAACTGACCGAAGAAATACGTGCCAAGATGTTCGTCTTCGAGGATCTGGAATTTGTTGATGATCGTGGCATGCAAGAACTGTTACGCGAAGTGAGTAAAGAAGACCTGATGATTGCCTTGCGGGCTGCAGACGATGTTTTACGCGATAAATTCTTCAAGAATATGTCGAGCCGGGCCGCCGATGCGTTAAAAGATGATATGGAAGCCAAAGGTCCGGCGAAGTTGAGCGATGTCGAAGCCAGCCAACGGACGATATTGAAAGTCGCACAAAAACTTGCGGCTGAAGGACGAATCGCGCTGGGAGGTAAGGATGCCGAGCAGATGGTCTAA